Genomic segment of Aquarana catesbeiana isolate 2022-GZ linkage group LG02, ASM4218655v1, whole genome shotgun sequence:
gttaatcccttcactgccagtaacattttctcagtaatcaatgcaattttatagcattgatcgctgtaaaaatgccaatggtcccaaaaatgtgtcaaaattgtccagtgtgtccgccataatgtcgcagtcccgattaaaaaaaatgtgctgaatgtataaatgacactggcagggcgaccaaaggtttaactgtgttccctgggtgtgttctaactgtgggagggctgagcttactgggacaacacaaagATCGTTgtacctgatcactaggaacagcagatctccatgttttcccctgtcagaacagggatctgccttgtttacatatgcagatccCCCGATCTGTGTGCAGCGATCGGGGgtagccggcggacatcaagtccacggaaACCGCGCacacccacagtatctattgcatgaaactaCGTACAGATAGGTCGTTTTGTTCGATACACTGCGGCAGGGCTTCTCTATGTGCGGTgggaaagtggttaaagcaaccAGATTGTACCAGTTTCCCTAATGCATCTGGTGATGTGCAACTATATTAAATAACTTCTATCCTCTTTTTTTATACTCTGTCCAAAGcacagaaaacattttggcctagcATCCCACTTTCAATAATTTAAGGCATGTGAACGcaatatttagttattttttttcaaaatatcagTTTACTTTTTGatattcatattttatattttaccaggtGACGGAGTTGAATGACCCTCTTTCAAACGAGGAAAGGAACCTGTTGTCGGTTGCATACAAGAATGTTGTTGGAGCCCGTCGCTCCTCATGGAGAGTGATAAGCAGTATTGAGCAGAAGACCTCTGCTGATGGCAATGAAAAGAAAATAGAAATGGTTCGTGCCTACcgtgaaaaaattgaaaaagaattaGAAGCAGTATGTCAAGATGTGTTGAGCCTCTTAGATAATTTCCTCATCAAAAATTGTAGTGAAACACAGTATGAAAGCAAAGTGTTTTACTTGAAAATGAAAGGCGATTATTACCGATACTTGGCAGAAGTTGCCACTGGAGAAAAGAGAGCAGCAGTGGTTGAATCTTCAGAGAAAGCTTACAGTGAGGCTCATGAGATTAGCAAGGAACACATGCAACCTACTCATCCTATACGGCTGGGCTTGGCACTCAACTATTCTGTGTTCTACTATGAGATCCAAAATGCCCCTGAACAGGCTTGCCATCTGGCTAAGACCGCCTTTGACGATGCTATTGCAGAGCTGGATACGCTGAATGAGGACTCCTACAAGGACTCTACACTTATCATGCAACTCCTACGTGACAACCTAACACTCTGGACAAGTGATCAACAAGATGATGATGGTGGAGAAGGGAATAATTAAAACCACCTGATAGACTGGCAGCCGCACGCTGATGCTACTACCGcagtctttattttttttcccacaagtgggGGGTTGAGGGTGGGGGAGGGCAAGGAAGGGACAACCTCTCCAGGGAAGACCCTACCACCTGTCTTTGATTGCCTCTTCGACATTTTGCCAAAACACCACGAGTGGAAAGTTAGACTGGCTGTGCTAGTATGGAATGGCAGCCTAACACTGGCACATGGACTGTTCTGTAGTTAATAAAAGTGGAGCTGTTTTTATTTTAAGTTATCGCTAGACATATTTAGAAAGAGATTTAAGAATAGGAATAACTTGAATGGAATGCCTTTTTAATAGTTTTGTGGTTCCAGTaagttattttatatttatatttttagctgtATGCATGTCTTGCCCTTCatgctttattcatatttatttagtGTATGGTGTACTTTGTACACTGCAACTATTAAAACCTAATTTACACAGAATTCTACAgcaacaattaaaataaaatccctACTAACATATTCTTTACTCTGCCAGCAATAGAATAACTCAACATCACTTAAATTGGCAATCAGTGAGATTGCttctttcaaagaaaaaaaaatccaatttaaacTATTGATGACGTTTGGTATAGATCTGGTAGCTTGTGGGTTCAAAATTAAATTCAGATGGACTTTAAATAAATCTCTTTATCTAGCGTAACGCATACCATTGTAGATGTTCTTGCAGTCCTAAAACAGTATAGTTTTTcatagtggtgttttttttttttttgtttttttttctgctaatttatTCTTGCTCAACCATAGCTTGGTTGATGGCTGCCCCTTTCGACCTTTAAACAATCtgaaattgcaataagagtatataaaaaaaagaatctgTACTGAGTTGTATGAATGAGTGCCTCAGGTAATATTTGTTCCTGCAATTATTGTGGGGCACAGAAAATGTAACTGAAAACAAATTACCCCTACTCCATCCTCCACTTCAAAATGAAAAACACGTTTGTACAAATAATCTGCAGTGTACTTTTTGTTGGAGTATTCTAGAGCATTTAACTGTAGAGTTTTAAACACAATAGTGTTTTTAGTTTCCTTGGCTACATTTTGGCTATAAAATACCAGGAAAATTGTCTGAATCAAATGGAATTGAGTATTAcacaaaaatggaataaaaatgtatttgttctGTATGAAAAAAATAACTTTATTCCCACTAATCCTTTCAGAAGGAATCCCCAACCATAAATGAGATGAATTGGATTAATTGTTTTAATTTTGTTAGGATTTCATTACATCATCTGCTACTGTATGTGGAAGGGTAGTTAATCTCGCATTTTACCATGCATTGTGTCTTTTggcatgcattaaatggataaCTCCTGTTAGAAACCTGCTTTGTGTAATTTTCTGGTTTGATACTTGCAACCAAAGTTCTAAACGTTCTAGTTTAGAAGTATTTAAAAGGAAACTGtataggaagattttttttttttttttttttttattgcatatatatCATTTTTAAGCCATAGGTAACTACAGGACATGTGACAAAATTTTAGCTGATGCAACTTTCATTCAGACTTAATGAGTTATGCTTACTATAGCAGTGCTAGAGTAGCGCAATTGAAGCCAATATTTGATTCAGATACTTAAATGAGTCTAAAACTCCCTAGTATGGATTGGCTAATCAATTGCTAATTTACAGTTTTCCTTTTCTGTCCCCTAATGTCTATCCAGTGATCAGTGTTAAATTTACTTGTCCCATGTGGAAGTAATTTACTGGAATTACATGAACTATTTTCCGTTTCTTGGCTGCTATAAAACCTTAAAGATCTTAAGAGGGCTCCAATGCTAGGGATGATGATTAGGTtctaagcagcatttttttttttttttattgcacttgccTATTTAACAGTTTTTCCAATGAAATGACTACCGCTGCATTAATCTCAATACAATATTGTGCATGCTAGTGTTGTATTTCTATAACGTAGCTTGAAATTAAATTATACAGTAGATGTTATGTATTCCTATGGCAAGCCAACTACTCTTCAATTTCATTGCCTTTATTTTTAAGAAGCAAAGAAAATAATTTTCTCCATTGGAAAGCGAGGGTTAAAGGTAGACTACGTTCTACAGAGCTGTAATCACTTATTGGTCTGTAATGGATGTTGCTATTGTGACATGCAGATATCTAATTTTGgtctaaaaagagaaaaaaaaaaaaagaaatgctacaaaaaaagaataaaaaaaaattaaaatgcattaaaaaaaattaaaaaattgggtagatgggacatgggaGGGATCCTAAACACCAGTTTTAGCCTAACCTCAATGTCTGGTGTTAGTCATGGTGAAATTCTAATTATTAATGTGTAGGACAATTGCTGTTTTTGAATAAGCCTATGTTTGTGCTTCTTTGTCATTGTAATGCAGTGAATTATTTAAGGTCAGATCAGTGGATtatcatttttgtttcatttttattttaaacaaactcCGTGTTtcagtacagattttttttttttttttttttcttttttttttttggcacacggACCATTTCTAGCAGTTTTCCTCAGTGATGGAATATCATGAATGTGATTCATTATGTAACTGTCGCACATTGAGCAAATAAACTTACAGATCTGATGTGGGTGCTGCTTCAAAGTAATGTGTGGTGTTTTTCTTCAGTGTCCATCATGCAGTCTTCCTATCAGACTTTCCTTTTTTGCACCCTTTTTACATTCCTCCCCAAATCTTTTGTGCCTGTGCAGTAGCTTTTTGTAAGTTTCTATGGGAAACTGTTTAAATTACCACACAATGTTGCCAGTGCACAGAAGATCCGCAGTGACATGTAAACAAATCCAGGAGTCTAGGGTAAATGCATCTGGGGAGGTGGCTAGGTAAACACAGTTGTACTTTGAGAGTGCAGTTATCCTTTAGAACCAATTCGTATTGTGTGGTGACTGAGGTTTTCTGTGTGGCTTATTCACACTCCAAAGCAGCCTggagctgtgataaaatgcagcatgtctgcatttttatcGCAGCGCGCTGTATAGAATTGTTAGTCACTGTACAGCAGATGTCCGGTGACATGAATTAAATTTTACTTTGTGCATGTCAGTTGACAAACAGTAACTGTGTGATGTGCTGAAAAGCACATCACACTTCCCCCTCAACGTGGCACACTGTAGCTGAAAACTGACAGCTAGCTGCACACTAAACTGCTCTGGTTTAGTGTGAATGGGTCCCATTATGAAAGGTCCACTATTTACAATCTTTTCAGTGGGTAGGGATCTTGCTGTGTAGTGTGGCACCCTTCAGTGTAGTTAGATGGAATGGTCAAAACTAACAGGCAGCAGAGCAGTAAGGCTCAATGCACACTAGGAGCAGGAAAAACATGGCATAAAAGAtgcaaattgaaagcatattgtacaaagtttaggcaaGTTTAAGAGCATTTTAGTTTTATAGGTGTTTTTTGCACTACACTCCCCTCTGCAAAAGTTTTACTCCCAAAATAGGCATTTTGCAGCTTTTTTTGCTGGGTGCCATATTGGACAAAAAGAGCAAAGGATATTGTGAGCAGAGATTCCTGAGCCATGCCACTCTACTCTtcaattctattcaatttttttttcctgcctctttaCATCCCTGGCAGAAAACACcggtagtagtcataatgtgcaaagacacatagaactgCTTCTAGAGGTAGGTGCAAAAAAagtcaaacgcctgtagaatctacttttttttttttttttttttttaagtccagtgtgcatggaacctaaaaGGGATATTAAAAAAAACTGCTACTCTTAAAGCGTAACTTTATCTATAACTTGCGGAAGAAAtggggttgggactttacatgaggcatatTGATGTGTAGTATAATGTGTAAAATAAACATAAATGGGCTGAATGTCACAATCCCCTAAGGGTAcattataattataaaaaaagcTGATAATAGAACATTTATGATACAGAATGTAGTcataaaaaaaatcatcaatttatGATACATTTAATGACAAGTAATTAGAAAACATGATTTGTGATACTCAGAATGAGTGATAAATGGTCAAATACATTACGTATGATCCATACAGGATTATCATTATGTATGAAATTGATAAAGATTGTAATACAGTTAACAAGGCAAACTTGTATTTGGCATCCATGGATGAACACAACGCGTTTCATGGCCTCTTGCCAATCATCATGAGTTGGATGCATGAATGAACTGAGAATGAATTAATTTAGGGATCCACCATtccccatagaaaaaaaaaaaaaaaaaagaggcactaACAATGTTTCTTACAAGATAGCCCATAAGTTATAGCCAATAATAGAATAAGGAAAGGAGCGGTGGCCTGACATGGGTGGACCCGACAGGGGTTGAGGCAGGAGTCCCCCAGGAAAAGGATCCTTAGGGGGTTGTGGCCAAGGAGCAAGCCGAGTAACCACTTCACGTTGCCATGATATGAACAGTGTGCATGTTTGGCTGCTACCCATATGTGTGTGGGAAAAATAAGATGATGTGAAAaatctgctgatgaaaaaaggtcaCTACAAAGTAAATGCTGATGTAAGTGTGGAATGAATGTGAATATAGATGCGTGAAGAAGTGATGGAGGTGTGCATGATATAACTAGTTAAATTAGAGGgctatatatatttatgtacaaatctgTACAGAAATATGTGCCAATAAAAAATGATTAAGTGTGAACTGGTAATATGTGTGAAATGTGTAGTAATGCGTTTATCCATACCTTGATTATGTTCATTAGCAAGAAACCTACATTAGTAATAATGCCACAAAAatttgtgctgtaaattgcctccagcattgattctgtttttttttttttttcttgccggatgctgccattttgctgaagccaagagcccctgAGCCGAAGTAAATCATAAGAGGAACTAAACCCATTAGTTTGTTTCAAAAAACTTacaatgctgggattgctaactcacatttgcttgtttcttcaaccaaactgtcaaacatcaaatggctggtgtcataactgatcacatgtgcagcattatggcagttgtagatcaaacagaaGCCGCTTCcgtggctgtaaaggataggtgggtttagtttcactttaatgcggtcagcagatcggcctctacaaactcaaccGTGCCTAAAATTAGGAattaactgagcatgtgcagagcagggtaagacTATGTATTACTGGATTATAAACTGGTATAGGCACCTGGTTTTTAAAGTTTTACATAGCTATAACTGCAAAAGGGACCAGTCTAAAGTGatatagcaggacttaattttctgactaaagttactCTTTAAGTAGAGAACTGGGGAGTAATAGGATAATAAAGCTCACAGCTGCTATTGCTATAgctttttacatttaaaatgagGGTCTGCTGTCTAAAGCCACCTGTTCACTTCTACATTGTGGCAAGgcagttgtgtttttttatttatttatttttccttctgTAGGTTCACTTTCAGAAGATATATATTTTGGCAGCTTTAAGAAAAATGTCAtgcataaaatgtgcattttaacaccAACTGAAAAATTGGTCAGGCAGGGAAGTGTGATGAGACCTGTTTCGAGCTTAATACAGTACGGGAGCTGTCATTTGTATTAGGACAAAATAAGAGGCTAAGTGGTTTCGGCACAAAGATCTCCTCTTGCTTGTTAGGTTGAACCAATCTTTTTAGCTGAACCAATAAATGTTATAGTACACATTGGTATCcatattaaccgcttccggaccgccccatgtatatttactgtggcagggtggcccatGTGCGTACCTGTGCACGCGGTTTAGGGGGCgtgccgctcccgctgtgattggacacagcgggagccaatcagcgggtccgatgGCTGCTGCGACCCGCCGATTGTTCACAGGAGTGATGGATCAGTGGTGTGCTGATGTAAAATcagcacaccgctgatctgtcagtgaggaaaagtgagagatcatttttcagctaagctgaatcacaatATCTcctttcctccagtgtaacacttccccctatagttagaatcacttcccagggaacaaatttaaccccttgatcgcccccctagtgttaaccaccttccctgccagtgccatttatccagagatcagtgcatttctatagcactggtcccccaaaagtgtcatgtagggtcagatttgtctgccacaatgtctcagtgctgctaaaaatcgcagctcgtgccattactagtaaaaaaaaataaatgtccctaaatctatcctgtagtttgtagacgctataacttttgcacacaccaatctatgcttattggatttttttttttaccaaaaatatgtagcagaatagattggCCTAAAGtggtgattttcatttttttttttttttttttttttttttagttttttggatatgtattatagcatataaaattaaaaaaagtttttttttttttaattcaaaattgtcttttttttttttttttttgttttatagcgcaaaaaaaaaaacaaaacaaacatatcaccaaaagaaacctcaatttttggttaaaaaaaggacttcaattttatttggatacatcgATACCCGATTTtgtaattgtcagtaaaagcgacgcagtgccgtatcgcaaaaaatggcctggtcaggaagtgggtaaaaccttccagggctgaagtggtaaacCACCGTCCATGCAAACTATTGTAAAATGACGGGTGCGCGGGAGCACCCgttatcctgggtggacatcatatgacttccTCCAAGTGCGTGCCCTAGGGCCTGTGCAGTGGTGTGATCTGTCCCACACTGTCCATAGGACACAGCAGAAGACAGATTGTTGTACCGGGCTGGCCCTGGTATCAAGttatcgctgtgaccaatcacaatgatcacatgtgaatagtacacaatggctttcattcataaccATTCATTGTGTTCTATTGTCATCTCTGATTAGCAATAATAAtgaatcctgatcacctccccagagcagtacagtgttactatgctgacactgtactgctctgacAGTatatgtaaaagagaaaaaaaaaaattcaatctcATTTTCTTAAACAAATTGTgacaattacaacttcaaaaaacttgccatgcctcttaataaatatctTGGActattccaaaaaggggtaattttggggaatatttgtactatCTTGACATTTTAGGTTCTCAAGAAATGATAGACAGACCGTAGATCAGGATTGGTCaatcagttttcagcgctgtataCCATAGTTTATGGACATTCTAGCTTTCACACACACTAAATAtaatacactaatttgggttacttttaccaaagaaatgtagcctaAATTTTTGAGATTtatgtgcaaaattttataaccaaaacaagGAAAaccattttttcataattttctggGAGTGTTTCCGTGTAtactgtgccttgcaaaagtattcacccccctggctttttacctattttgttacattacagcctttttgttcaatgttttttaaatctgaattatatgtgatggatcagaacacaatagtgtaagttggtgaagtaaaattagaaaaatatatacataaaactatttttcagcccataaaaagctctggtgcaaccaatttcctttagaagtcacataattagtgaaattatgtccacctatgtgcaatctaagtgtcacaggatctgtcattacatatacacacctttttttttttttgaaaggccctagaggctgcaacacctaagcaagaggcaccactaaccaaacactgccatgaagaccaaggaactctccaaacaagtaagggacaatgttgagaagtacaagtcagtgttaggttataaaaaaaatatccaaactttgatgatccctaggagcttcATCAAATCTATCGTAACCAaataaagaacatggcacaacagcaaacctcccaagagacggccgtacaccaaaactcacgggccggccaaggaaggcattaatcagagaggcagcatggAGACTTAAGGTaagcctggaggagctgcagagttccacagcagagacttgagtatctgtacataggacgacaataagccatatgctccatagagttgggctttatggcagaatgggcagaagaaagccattactttcagcaaaaaacaaaatggcacgttttgagtttgggaaaagtcATGTgcgagactcccaaaatgtatggaggaaagtgctctgatctgatgagactaaaattgaactttttggccatcaaagaaaacatggcgcaaacccaacacatcgcatcacccaaagaacaccattcccacagccaaacgtggtggcagcatcatgctgtggggatgtttttcagcagtctggactggaaaactggtcagggttgaggaaaaaatggatggtgctaaatacaggtatATTTGAGCAAAACTTgtatctgtgtgtgatttgagccaaggacggaggttcaccttccagcaggacaatgaatccaaacacactgctaaagcaacacttgagtggtttaagggcaaaaatgtaaatgtgttggaatggcctagtcaaagcccagacctcaatccaatagaaaatctgtggtcagacttaaagactgCTGTTAACAAGTGCAAGCCATCCTACTGgaaggagctggagtagttttgcaaggaggaatgggcaaaaatcccagtggtaagatgttgcaagctcatagagacttatccaaagcgacttggagctgtgatggccgCAAAAGATGGCCttacaaagtattaactttaggggggtgaatatttatgcacattggctttttctgttattttgtcctttgttgtttgcttcacaataaaaaaaaaaccacatctttaaaattgtgggcatgttctgtaaatcaaatgatgcaaatcctcaaacaacccatgttaattccaggttgtcagGCATCAAgatacgaaaaatgccaagggggggggggggtgaaaacttttgcaaggcactgtatagcaaaaaatgtaaaTGCCGCCAAAAGAGAGCTCCATCTGTCTAAGGGGGGgaaactattttatatatatatatatatatatatagatagatagatagatagatgtgtgtgtgtatatatatatatatatttattttctacaATTATTCATTGGAGGACACAGGATTAGTCTCCAACATTTACGGCATCTAAAATTCCCCAAAGTCAGGTGTATATAAGGACCCTGAAAAGGGGGCAGCAAAAATACACTAGCAACCCCTAAAGTAGCAGTGTGAAGAAATTATGCTGCTGCCTGCAGTACCGTGTGTCCAAAGCTAGCATCTGTGATTGTGAGCATATCTCTATTTCCATACTTTTCTAAAGTTCATTACATTTGGTAAAGGTGCGGATCAAGTAGCAGTTTTGCAGATCTTGGTGACCAAAGCCTGTTGTTGAAGGTTCAGGAAGCACACACCTTCCTGGTAAAACAAGTGGTGAAAGTGTATGGATTTTAGTAAAGAATTTTAACATATCTATCTGGATAGGGTTGTGCTGGATGTCTCTGAGCTTCTGGAACCTACAACTGCGGAGTTGATTGGTGATTCCTTCAGGCACACCAACATAAATTACAGAAGGAAGGTAGTCCAATTTCAACATTGCTGTGGATAGACACAACCTTGTGTAACAAAGATGGCTCAGGGCtcaggtcagcagctacaaatactgtagctgctgacctttaaacaTCAGGTACTTACCAGTGCCTGGTGTGCAGGGCTGTCTTACTGCAGCCAATTCTTTTTACTGATACGGGTCcctggtgctgccatcttggatacgGGAGCAAACTGTGGCTTCCTGAGGAACCACAGCCAGCTCCACACTGTGCATGCAAGTGCTTGCTTGGAGCTCTATAATTAGTCCTGTAGTATCCTGGGAccatgtgacatgtcccaggatGCTGTGGAAGGGGGCAATGCAAAGTGCATCATCCTCGTTTACATGAGTATTATGGAACTGGCAATTGGTACCAATGTTAATCTGTACTCCCCTGCCCCACCCCACCTCCATGAGTACATTCCTTAAGGAGACAGTTTAGGAAATTGAAACAGGTGTAAATATACAAAGGCACACAATATAGCTGTGAGGTATGTAATTGTGAGTATAGGGGAGTATGAACGCAGAATGCTGTTGTAATACTAACTCTTTACCATTATGTTGTCTAGGTAACAGTTATTACATGGATAACTTTTCACAgtgtgtgcttcaaaaaaaaaacaggttgctATGCTACTGCAGATAACTGCATTTGATAAAACAGTTTGGTTTTCAAAGCCACTCCTATTAATGAAAACCGTTTTTGAGGAAATATTTAAAAATTCAGAAAAGACAAGGTAAGCTGAATTAGGGATTTCAGATAAAAATTCGTAGTTATCAATAATTAGAACTGATTGAAATGCATTTTAGTGTGCTCTTTCCAGAACTCAGAAGGTATTCAGGCCGCCCTCTGGTAAAATCAGGCCTGTACTTATAATGAGAGTTGGCCAATGCCTAAGAGCAATTGGGTTAAGATAGAGCAAAGAGGATGTTGAGAGGAGTCAGAAAAATCCAAAGCCCAGCCATTTGATGGGGTTTTGGACTTTCAAAATACCTGTCTTCTGTTCCCTGGAGCTGCGCCCTCTCGCCTACCGCATGCAGCATGGAACATTTGGTTTTCCTCGCCCGCCAGCTGCCCGTGGGGGGAGGCAGGGAGTGGATGGCCCCACCCCCTCATTGTACGCTACTGTTTGGTGTCAGTAGAAAAAACCCTAAATgatataaatctactttgtgtgcaccaaatgcctttgcaaacgcAATTATAAATTCCATTTTTATTGAAGAAGGTAAGGTTCAGGACATTACGTTTAATGCAGTCCAGCATGTGAGATTACCTAGTTACAAAGTGTTGGTGGTagaaatacattgtatacattggcTACAAAGCTTGTGTTTTGGTGTGGAGTCATGCTGATTTTTATAATCccctgtggggggaaaaaaagagaagaaggctttttttttttttttttttttttttttttttataatacagtgatcagatcaCTGTAGAGGGGCATGGGAGGGAAGAGCGGGCATGGGGTAAAATTGTTTTTCCAGAGAGGCTTTAAGTTTAGGGCAATTCATTGGTATTTGCTATAGCTATAGAGGATTTATGTGCAAATAAAACCATGCACTCATTTTGCTTAAGTGTGAGGGAGAGCTGTAGGTATTCCTTTCCTTGCATAATCAGGAAATTAAAATGGACTCCTGTTAAAATGAATAGTGAGTGTAGGAAAATGAAAAGTGAGTGTAGGATAGAAAAAGGAATGGCAAAGAGGAGCCAAGTCTAGGCAAAGATCTTCAAATTATCTGGGGAGACAGATCTGTTTGTATGTCTCCTTCAGGGAGCTTAGATATGaagatagttaaagtggttgtaaatctcacacacgaaatatgaacaaaacataatcCTCTATAGCGGGGGTCAGtgactgtgaggggggggggtttggggggacaACGGGTAGATCATGAACACCCCTTTGCTTTGCAGACTTCTCTGTTTTgccgaatccccccccccccccccctggcatcaGTCTTTTCTCGGGCCTCCTCCACCGCGCTCATCCTTCCTCACAGCACAGCAAAAATAGATAGGCAGCACAGCTCAGAACAGAGAGCGGGAGCTGG
This window contains:
- the YWHAG gene encoding 14-3-3 protein gamma, translating into MVDREQLVQKARLAEQAERYDDMAAAMKAVTELNDPLSNEERNLLSVAYKNVVGARRSSWRVISSIEQKTSADGNEKKIEMVRAYREKIEKELEAVCQDVLSLLDNFLIKNCSETQYESKVFYLKMKGDYYRYLAEVATGEKRAAVVESSEKAYSEAHEISKEHMQPTHPIRLGLALNYSVFYYEIQNAPEQACHLAKTAFDDAIAELDTLNEDSYKDSTLIMQLLRDNLTLWTSDQQDDDGGEGNN